Proteins from one Mycteria americana isolate JAX WOST 10 ecotype Jacksonville Zoo and Gardens chromosome 1, USCA_MyAme_1.0, whole genome shotgun sequence genomic window:
- the UPK1B gene encoding uroplakin-1b, which produces MAKSDDGIHILQGLLVFGNVVIGMCGIALTAECIFFVSDPHGLYPLLEATENDDIYAAAWIGIFVGFALFALSILGIVGVIKSNRTLLLVYTILMLITYAFEMASCITAATHRDFLTPNLFLKQMLERYQKSETSNNNDKWMTDGVTKTWDKLMVQNQCCGVRGPSDWQEYTSAFRSTHSDADYPWPHKCCVMDAQGSPVNLDGCKLGVPGYYNSNGCYDAISGPMNTHAWGVAWFGFAILCWTFCVLLGTMFYWSRIEY; this is translated from the exons ATGGCAAAAAGTGATGATGGCATACACATCTTGCAGGGTCTATTAGTCTTTGGGAATGTGGTCATTGGG ATGTGTGGCATTGCCCTGACAGCAGAATGCATCTTCTTTGTGTCCGATCCCCATGGTCTCTATCCTCTGCTGGAAGCCACAGAAAATGATGACATCTATGCTGCTGCTTGGATCGGCATCTTTGTTGGCTTTGCACTCTTTGCTCTGTCTATCCTTGGCATCGTTGGAGTCATTAAGTCCAACAGGACCTTGCTGCTGGTG TATACTATTCTGATGCTGATCACTTACGCATTTGAAATGGCTTCTTGCATCACGGCAGCGACTCACCGAGACTTT ctcaCTCCAAATCTCTTCCTGAAGCAAATGCTGGAGAGGTATCAGAAGTCAGAGACTTCAAATAACAATGACAAATGGATGACTGACGGGGTCACAAAGACATGGGATAAACTCATGGTTCAG AACCAGTGCTGTGGGGTGCGGGGCCCCTCCGACTGGCAGGAGTACACGTCTGCTTTCCGCAGCACACACAGCGATGCCGACTACCCTTGGCCACACAAGTGCTGTGTCATGGATGCCCAAGGGTCTCCCGTCAACCTCGATGGCTGCAAGCTTGGAGTCCCTGGCTACTATAACAGTAAT GGTTGTTATGACGCTATTTCTGGACCAATGAACACACATGCCTGGGGTGTTGCCTGGTTTGGTTTTGCCATCCTCTGCTGGACT TTCTGCGTCCTCCTTGGCACCATGTTCTACTGGAGCAGAATTGAATACTGA